Part of the Polaribacter sp. Hel1_33_78 genome is shown below.
TTGTATGATGTAATATCTTTTGTTTTATCATTAAACCTTATTAACCCATTGCCAAAGGTGCCTAACCAAATATTATTATCTTTAGACTGGAATATTTTTTGAATGTATTTGGCACCAAGAGTTTTATTGGTGTAGTATTTTACTTTTTTATTTTTCTTATTGTAAATGTTTAAACCGTTGCCATCTAACCCCAAATAAATATTTCTATCATTTTGAAAAATTGATAAAACAGGACTTGGATTTTTACCAATTATATCACTAGAAATGATTCCTGTTTTATTTTTTTTATCTAAAACACTAACTCCGTTCCAAGCAGTTCCTATCCACATATTAGAAGCTTCATCTTCTGCAATAACATAAATGGCATTGCCAGATAAAGAGCCGTAAAGCTGTGCATTATTGGTATAATTGCGTATAATAGGTTCTTTACTATTAGGGTATTGAATTTCTAATAAACCATAACCATCTGTGCCTATCCATAAATTATCTTTACTGTCTTTCTTAAGAGAACGTGTAATTTTAGTTTTGTCTTTTAAGAGTTGATGATGACTCAAAAAATTAGATATTTTTTGCATTTTTAAATCCACAACAAGCAATCCATTACCAGAGGTGCCCAATAAAATTTCATCTGAATTTAGCTTTGTAATTGCATTAATAGGACTTGTAATTTGGTTTTTATTTTGAGATATACTTGTGAATTTTTTAGTTTTTGAATCAAATAAAAACAAGCCATTAGCAAAAGTACCAAGCCATAAGTTGTTGTTTTTGTCTTGGTATATGCTGGTTATGTTTAAAGAATTTTGCTCTTTAAAAGGGAAATTGTAAAATATGTTCTTATCATGATCAAATAAACTCAACCCCTTTTCTGTACCAATCCAAAAAAGTCCGTCTTCCCTTTCTGTTAAAATATTTATTCTGTTAGAAATGATAGAAAATTCTTTTTCTTGTGAGTTTTTGTAAGATATAAATTTATCATTTATGCGATCATATAAATTTAAACCACCCCCGGAAGTAGTTAACCAGATTCTATTTTTACAATCTAGATAAAGACTAGAAATATTATTAGACTCTATGTTACTATTTTGTTTATTGTAAATTTTTACGTTATAGCCATCGTATCTGTTCAAGCCATTTTGAGTACCAATCCAAACAAAACCTTTTTCTTCTTTTATAATTCCTGTTATCCTAGAACTTGATAATCCTTGAGATTGATCTATTTTTAGGAAAGTGGGTTGGGTTTGACAGTAATATTCAAAATGAATTACAGCTAATAATATGCAAAGCGTAAATTTCTTTACTGTCAAAATAAATAGAGGTTAAATGAATACTAAAAATTAAATGTACAATGTTTAGAAAGTATTAAAGGTAGACAAATTCATTTTTATGGTGTGTTAAAATGAGATTATATACTAAAAAGCACCATGTTTTATGATAAAAATACTGCATATACGCCTAATTTCTTCTACTGTAATTGCTGTAACAATTCTTTTTTAGTGAAATAAAAATTTATTTAATTCGGCGATCTTTTTTTGGTTTGCTATTTGTAGCATAATGTAATTAGTCTTTAAAATTCCATGGGGTTTGCAGGATTTTTAAAACTAAAAAACCTTGATAAGAATATCAAGGTTTTATGCAAATTGTATGTTTAAAATAGACGGGGTGGCAGGATTCGAGCCTGCGACTTTCACGCTTTTAGCGTGACGCGATTTCGTTCAAAAATCTTTTAGCACCTATTTTTTTTATTTTCCTTTCAAGCATTAATGCTTCAGATTTTGAATTTATTTCTATTTTATAAATGATGTTCCAATCCTTTGCTTTAGCAGTAAACCCTTTGTGATTGTAGACATGTTCTTTCACTCTGTCTTGTGCATTTTTGCTTGAGTATCCGACATAATACTTTTGTAATTGCTTAGAAAAAAGAATATAAACAGTGCATATTATTATAAAATAAGAAAAGCCAAAATCTTAGGATTTCAGCTTTTTTGTCGGGTTGGCAGGATTCGAACCTGCGACCTTCACGCTTTTAGCGTGACGCGATTTCGTTCAAAAATCTTTTAGCACCTATTTTTTTTATTTTCCTTTCGAGCATTAATGCTTCAGATTTTGAATTCATTTCTATTTT
Proteins encoded:
- a CDS encoding GIY-YIG nuclease family protein, which produces MIICTVYILFSKQLQKYYVGYSSKNAQDRVKEHVYNHKGFTAKAKDWNIIYKIEINSKSEALMLERKIKKIGAKRFLNEIASR